A window of Candidatus Cloacimonadota bacterium genomic DNA:
TACGCTGGTCGGCCACCTGTGTCTGCCATTGGCGAGCGGCCTCGTTCACGGCGATCAGCGACATCTGCGAGGTGTCCATGCCGTTGAGGAAGCTGCCGCGCAGGTAGCCCACCGAGCGCTCTACTTTGCCTTTTTCATGAGGCGAGCGCACATTGCAGGCGTTCACCACAAAGCCGTAGTGGGCGGCCATGTCCGCGTATCTGGGATTGATTTGAGGCGGCGCGTAGATGTTGTCGTTGTGCAAAACGGCCACCTTGCAGTTGTCGACCATGACGCGGCGGGGCACGGCGCCAAAAAACTCGAAGGCCGCGCGGTGGCAGGCGAGAAAATGCTCCATGTTCATGCGCATGACGAACTTGACAAAAATCCTGCGACTGTAGCCCAGGGTCATCAAAAAGACGTACAGCTTGCGCCTTGTGCCGCCGGCGCGCACCAGGGCGCATTCCGCGAAGTCAACCTGAGCCATCTCGCCGGGCTCGAAATTCAGGGTCAAAAACGCTTCATGCACCGGCGGGCGCACTTTTCGTATGTGGTCGTGCAGTATGGTCTTTCCACCCTGATAGCCGTCCTGGCGCAGACGAAAGAGTATCTGCATTCCGCTGAGGCCGTCGTCAAGCAGTCGCCTGATCTTTTCCTTGTGCGGTTCGAGAATGCTCTCCGACTTCCGCGGAGGCTTTGCCTCCAGCTCCCTGGGCATGGCCAGGTGCCTTTCAACCGTGCGCAGGGCAATGCCCAGCTTTTGAGATATCTGCCTTGGCCCCAGCCCCTGCTCGTCGTGATGCTGATGAATGAGAAAATGCGTGTACGGCTTCATGTCCGCCCCCCTCCGGCCATGTGGCCCATAATCTCCGCGATGCTCAGGGGTTGTTCAAAGCGCCTGTATTGGGCATCGGAGACAGGCTGCGCAGGATGTTGCGCAGGATGTTGCGCAGGAGGGGGTTCTGAAACGCGGCCCTGGTTCAAACTGTCGCGCACACAGGGCAGCTCAAGCACCTGGTAAATCGGACGTGCATAGGCAATCAGCAGGCGGGCGGCAAGCTCGGCGCGAGCCAGATCCAGCCCCGCGGCGGAAAGCCCGCTGCGCGCGCAGAGCTTCTCGTCCGAATACCAGGACAGGCCCGACTCGTTGGCCACCGTTATCAGAAAAAGATACAGCGCCTGGGCATCGCGGCTGAGGCCAGTGATGCAGCCCAGCCTTACGAAGCGGTGATCCACCCAGCCAAAGCCCGGCGGAATGTGCCTGAGGCGGTCGGGACGCGGAACTACGACTTTGAAGCTCATGTCGACTCTCCTTTTTTCATGTTGCCTTTGGCGGAA
This region includes:
- the istA gene encoding IS21 family transposase; the encoded protein is MKPYTHFLIHQHHDEQGLGPRQISQKLGIALRTVERHLAMPRELEAKPPRKSESILEPHKEKIRRLLDDGLSGMQILFRLRQDGYQGGKTILHDHIRKVRPPVHEAFLTLNFEPGEMAQVDFAECALVRAGGTRRKLYVFLMTLGYSRRIFVKFVMRMNMEHFLACHRAAFEFFGAVPRRVMVDNCKVAVLHNDNIYAPPQINPRYADMAAHYGFVVNACNVRSPHEKGKVERSVGYLRGSFLNGMDTSQMSLIAVNEAARQWQTQVADQRMLAAMRSTPAELFAREQEAMLPLVSRPYDCSVVKSARISKQCRVAFEGNHYSVPMKYAGRTASLAALPDTVRICCDDVQIAVHVRSFERGVQVVEPVHDIELLKRRKKATKAKTLELFLAMSPKAAAYLEQLRLRRPDADAHLGRIMALTGTY
- a CDS encoding helix-turn-helix domain-containing protein; translation: MSFKVVVPRPDRLRHIPPGFGWVDHRFVRLGCITGLSRDAQALYLFLITVANESGLSWYSDEKLCARSGLSAAGLDLARAELAARLLIAYARPIYQVLELPCVRDSLNQGRVSEPPPAQHPAQHPAQPVSDAQYRRFEQPLSIAEIMGHMAGGGRT